The Cyprinus carpio isolate SPL01 chromosome B17, ASM1834038v1, whole genome shotgun sequence genome has a window encoding:
- the LOC122140226 gene encoding tuberoinfundibular peptide of 39 residues yields MEDLETSLESHKTDWIFDPRQRPSQQHTAKRKSFSTKMVALPLPLRPALLFLVLMSVTLMTSAFPQPQLRPLQSNLRAIGEEDSKGEQWEVLYPSISLRDWSIQMLTAPDFGAAKAGTEQLVGDDWLPLSQSQMEEELVKGWPGNWPSRVGHQQKRNIVVADDAAFREKSKLLTAMERQKWLNSYMQKLLVVNSK; encoded by the exons ATGGAAGATTTGGAAACCAGCTTGGAGTCACACAAGACTGATTGGATTTTTGACCCCAGACAAAGACCTTCACAGCAACACACAGCCAAGAGGAAGAGCTTCTCCACAAAG ATGGTGGCTTTACCCTTGCCTCTTCGTCCTGCCCTATTGTTCTTAGTCCTGATGAGTGTGACACTGATGACATCTGCATTTCCCCAGCCTCAACTTCGACCTCTGCAAAG TAACTTGCGTGCTATTGGTGAAGAGGACTCCAAAGGTGAACAGTGGGAAGTTCTGTACCCCTCCATCTCACTCCGTGACTGGAGCATTCAGATGCTGACCGCCCCAGATTTTGGTGCAGCTAAGGCTGGGACAGAACAGCTGGTGGGGGATGATTGGCTTCCCCTCAGCCAGTCACAGATGGAGGAGGAGCTGGTGAAGGGCTGGCCGGGCAACTGGCCTTCACGGGTGGGTCACCAGCAGAAGAGAAACATAGTAGTAGCAGATGATGCTGCATTTAGAGAGAAGAGTAAGCTTTTGACAGCAATGGAAAGACAGAAATGGCTCAATTCCTATATGCAGAAACTCTTAGTAGTTAATTCTAAGTAA
- the LOC109084358 gene encoding transmembrane protein 121: MVLPSPDKRHVCLTTIVIMTSMAFMDAYLVEQNQGPRKIGVCIIVLVGDICFLIVLRYVAVWVGAEVRTAKRGYAMILWFLYIFVLEIKLYFVFQNYKADRKSLETVARKALTLLLSVCVPGLYLVLVALDSMEYVRTFRKKEDMRGRLFWVALDLLDVLDIQANLWEPQRTGLPIWAEGLMFFYCYILLLILPCVSLSEISVQGEHVSPQKMMLYPILSLVTINIVTILIRGVNMVLFQDSRVSTIFIGKNVVAIATKACTFLEYRRQVKEFPPQDPAGIAMEIQQNSVPHNQTLPNATTTLPEEPSPTRDVIDT, encoded by the coding sequence ATGGTTCTGCCATCACCAGACAAGCGGCATGTGTGTTTAACCACCATTGTGATCATGACCAGCATGGCCTTCATGGATGCCTACCTTGTGGAGCAGAACCAGGGCCCACGCAAAATTGGGGTCTGCATTATCGTCTTGGTTGGAGATATTTGCTTTCTTATAGTCCTGCGATACGTGGCGGTGTGGGTTGGTGCTGAGGTGAGGACTGCGAAGCGTGGCTATGCCATGATCCTCTGGTTCCTCTACATATTTGTTCTGGAGATCAAGCTGTACTTTGTCTTCCAGAACTACAAAGCTGACCGTAAAAGTCTGGAGACAGTAGCTCGGAAGGCATTGACTTTGTTGCTATCGGTTTGTGTACCAGGACTCTACCTCGTCCTGGTCGCGCTCGACAGTATGGAGTATGTAAGAACCTTCCGGAAGAAGGAGGACATGCGGGGTCGACTCTTTTGGGTGGCACTTGACCTTCTGGATGTCCTGGACATCCAGGCTAACCTTTGGGAGCCACAAAGGACAGGTCTGCCCATCTGGGCTGAGGGTCTGATGTTCTTCTACTGCTACATCCTATTGCTTATCCTGCCTTGTGTTTCTCTGAGCGAGATCAGCGTGCAGGGTGAGCATGTGTCACCTCAGAAGATGATGCTCTACCCGATCCTCAGCTTGGTCACCATTAATATTGTCACCATCCTCATCAGAGGCGTCAACATGGTGCTGTTCCAAGACAGCAGAGTCTCGACCATCTTCATAGGGAAGAATGTTGTTGCCATTGCCACTAAAGCCTGCACCTTCCTGGAGTACCGGCGACAAGTTAAGGAGTTCCCCCCGCAAGATCCAGCCGGGATTGCCATGGAGATACAGCAGAACTCTGTGCCACACAATCAAACACTACCAAACGCCACGACCACCCTCCCAGAAGAGCCCTCGCCCACCCGTGATGTCATTGACACGTGA